A single Neoarius graeffei isolate fNeoGra1 chromosome 23, fNeoGra1.pri, whole genome shotgun sequence DNA region contains:
- the map6d1 gene encoding MAP6 domain-containing protein 1 isoform X2, which produces MAWPCISRVCCLAQFWNQFDKSDLSVPLTIQNYSDIADEEIRSVTGSVPAERAQKRERVPPEHGDSPAAPGGGGTRGQNRRRAEPSYRAREDAPFPSLTQYKQDYRPWPIPKKDNFPWISNGVGKSSPGKPSQERAGKPTHTERETAKTSSYREEYKPWAGVQPSKPIQKRPTFLGRATSEPPPETSYQAAFSADTHRHADVSVPDITTRTQPNVAEMAGRPEVSSRPEGSLAKEI; this is translated from the exons TTTGCTGTCTGGCGCAGTTCTGGAACCAGTTTGACAAATCGGACCTGTCCGTCCCACTGACCATCCAGAACTACTCGGATATCGCAGATGAGGAGATCCGCTCGGTGACCGGAAGCGTTCCCGCAGAGCGAGCGCAGAAGCGCGAGCGGGTTCCCCCGGAGCACGGAGACTCTCCCGCGGCACCGGGCGGCGGAGGGACCCGGGGGCAGAACCGCAGGCGCGCGGAGCCCAGTTACAGAGCGCGCGAGGACGCGCCGTTCCCCAGCCTGACCCAGTACAAACAGGACTACAGACCCTGGCCCATTCCGAAGAAGGACAACTTCCCGTGGATTAGTAACGGAGTCGGGAAAAGCAGcccgggaaaaccgagccaagagcGCGCGggcaaacccacacacacagagagagaaacagccaAAACCAGCTcttacag AGAGGAGTACAAACCCTGGGCAGGGGTGCAGCCATCCAAGCCCATTCAGAAAAGGCCTACATTTCTGGGTAGAGCTACCAGCGAGCCTCCTCCTGAGACCAGCTACCAGGCTGCCTTCAGTGCcgacacacacagacatgcggACGTCAGTGTGCCAGATATAACCACACGCACACAACCCAACGTCGCAGAGATGGCAGGCAGGCCTGAGGTCAGTTCCAGACCTGAG GGCTCCCTTGCAAAAGAGATTTAA